Proteins co-encoded in one Mesotoga infera genomic window:
- a CDS encoding DUF362 domain-containing protein, with amino-acid sequence NFASRVGDLLWFSPLKVFQKLFFHTPLVKIFVAASDTYHDKYWWKKHGVRIFEEWKKENPWGRLWDNY; translated from the coding sequence CAACTTTGCGAGCAGAGTCGGAGATCTACTCTGGTTCAGTCCGTTGAAGGTCTTTCAGAAACTCTTCTTCCACACGCCGCTTGTGAAAATCTTTGTGGCCGCTTCGGACACTTATCATGACAAATACTGGTGGAAGAAGCACGGCGTTCGGATTTTCGAGGAGTGGAAGAAAGAGAACCCCTGGGGCCGTTTGTGGGACAACTACTAG